A window from Cryptomeria japonica chromosome 1, Sugi_1.0, whole genome shotgun sequence encodes these proteins:
- the LOC131074866 gene encoding UDP-glycosyltransferase 73B3-like — protein sequence MAESKHVVMFPFMAQGHFIPFLSLANALISRGLTVSFLTTTANVSKLQSQVVGSSIRFVPLSLPPIQGLPPSCESTDTLSLIGSQLLFVSTHKLSQPFEEWLEQIMAEPSQKPACIISDVSLPWIAQSASKFGISRVVFHTTGAMGASLLQYLFTNPISDIISDRQVIEIRDHCINVNLRRSQLPPMLRSELSVLLISVNPGDVSIQQAYGSAKESCDATLVNTFGELEAEYVRYLEESTGKPVWSIAHPLHRSEHGVDNESACIRWLDTQKQNSVLNVSFGSQAFLSEDQTKALARGIAASKQHFIWTIKDPVGSNINSCNFLPEDFIEETKDRGMVIHGWVPQLLILSHPATAFFMTHCGWNSILESISAGVPMVVWPMAFDQFINAKLVTEQLGLGLQICDEFDAIASSDIVENTVKAAMATKIGEDMRLRALKIKESVNEASCKSSGTEGFVSYVLSLS from the coding sequence ATGGCAGAAAGTAAACATGTAGTAATGTTCCCTTTCATGGCACAGGGCCATTTCATTCCCTTCCTCAGCTTGGCTAACGCTCTTATTTCCCGAGGCCTCACCGTCAGCTTCCTCACCACCACAGCCAATGTCTCCAAATTGCAATCCCAGGTGGTCGGATCCTCTATTCGTTTTGTTCCTCTTTCTCTCCCGCCCATCCAAGGCCTCCCCCCCTCCTGCGAAAGCACTGATACTCTTTCCCTAATCGGGAGCCAGTTGCTGTTTGTCTCTACGCACAAGCTTTCCCAGCCGTTTGAAGAATGGCTGGAGCAGATCATGGCAGAGCCCTCACAGAAGCCCGCCTGCATCATAAGCGACGTTTCCTTACCCTGGATAGCACAATCGGCTTCCAAATTTGGGATTTCGCGTGTTGTCTTTCACACCACAGGAGCCATGGGGGCTTCTCTTCTGCAATATCTCTTCACCAATCCGATCTCAGATATAATAAGTGACCGCCAAGTCATAGAGATTCGCGATCACTGTATCAATGTGAATCTGAGGCGTTCGCAGTTGCCTCCAATGTTGAGAAGCGAATTAAGCGTGTTGTTAATTTCTGTTAACCCTGGGGATGTCTCGATTCAGCAGGCCTATGGCTCGGCCAAAGAAAGCTGCGATGCAACGCTTGTCAATACTTTTGGCGAGCTCGAAGCAGAGTATGTTCGGTATTTAGAGGAATCCACGGGTAAACCCGTTTGGAGCATAGCCCATCCTCTACACAGATCCGAACATGGGGTCGACAATGAGTCGGCGTGCATCCGCTGGCTGGACACCCAAAAGCAAAACTCCGTCCTTAACGTCTCGTTTGGATCTCAGGCCTTTCTTTCGGAAGACCAAACGAAAGCACTTGCTAGAGGCATTGCAGCCAGTAAACAGCATTTCATTTGGACAATTAAAGACCCAGTTGGAAGCAACATTAATTCCTGTAACTTTCTTCCGGAGGATTTCATCGAAGAAACGAAAGACAGGGGAATGGTAATCCATGGGTGGGTGCCTCAGCTGTTGATTCTGTCACATCCTGCGACTGCGTTTTTTATGACGCACTGTGGTTGGAATTCCATATTAGAGAGTATAAGTGCTGGAGTTCCAATGGTGGTCTGGCCCATGGCGTTCGATCAATTTATAAACGCAAAATTGGTAACTGAGCAGTTGGGTCTTGGACTGCAGATCTGCGATGAATTCGATGCCATTGCCAGTAGTGATATTGTGGAAAACACAGTGAAGGCGGCCATGGCAACAAAAATTGGGGAAGATATGCGTCTGCGGGCCCTGAAAATTAAGGAATCCGTTAATGAAGCGTCCTGCAAGTCAAGCGGTACAGAAGGTTTCGTATCTTATGTCCTCAGTCTTAGCTGA